The Borrelia hispanica CRI genomic interval TAAAGCAGCGGCAATATTGTCAACAGTAAGTGGGGAGGAAATGCTAAGATCAATAATTCACCCAAAGGAAGTGAAGGAATTAAAAGCTCAGGCAACTGCAGATACAACTCCATTGGAGTTTGCGAAAGGCGGTGCTGGAGATTATTTAGGAAAAGATGCCACACCAAAAGCAACAGCATTAGCAGGAGGAATTGCTTTACGTTCATTAGTCAAGACAGGTAAGTTAGCGTCAGGAGCAGCAGATAATATTGCTGGAGGAAAGTCCGATGTGCAAACAGTGGGTATAGATGCAGCAAATAAGTTATTGGGAGCAGTGGAAAAAATAGTGAAAAAGACAGTAAAGAATATTCTTGAGAAAGCAAAAGAAAAAATAGATGAAGCAAGAAACCTAAAAACAGCAAAGTAATAAATAAGATAGCTATTTAGAATTAGATTATTTAGGAATAAGATTAGAAGGTAAGTCTAGAGATTTATCTAGGTTTGCTTCTTCCTTGTTGTAAGGAAAAGAAGGAGACACGTGTAATAAGAAAAAAATAAAAGCGATAATAGTAATTTTATTTTTAATAATAGGATTTAATAGTGGAGGAGTGAAAGATCCAGAGAAAGTGTTTTTGAGTGAGATGGTAAATTTAGGGAAAGGATTTTTGGAAGTATTTGTGAGTTTTGGCTATATGATTACAGGGACATTGGGGATAAAAGCGAAAACAAAGAAAAGTGAGATTGGTGGATATTTTACTAAGATTGGGAATACTATGAAAACAGTAAAAGTGAAATTAGGGGAGAGTTTGGAAGAGAATGGGAATTATCCGAAAGTGAAAGGTAAGGTAGAGGAATTTATTGGGGAAGATAGGTAAGATCGAAGAAGGAGCAAAGGAAGCAGCTAAAGGGGCTACGGGTGATATTGCTATAGGTGGTGCTCCTAAAGAAGGACAAGATGCATTTCCTGCTAATAAAGATGCAGTAAATTTGCTTGTTAAAGGGATTAAGGCTATTGTTGCTGTTGTTTTAAAAGAAAATGAAGGTAATGCTGAGGCTAACAAGACTAGGGAAGATGAAAATAAGACAATTGGTAAGTTACTTGGTGGTAAAGATAATAGTACTGATTCCATAGCAGCAGCATCAAGTGCGTCGATATGAGCAGTAAGTGGTGTTGATATATTGCAAGCGATTGTTAAATCTTCTGATGTTTCTGGTGAGATTGAAATTGAGAATGCAAAAAATGTAGCAGAAATTGCAGCTGCAAAGAAAGAAGATAATAAAGATATTAAAGATGGGATAAGGAAAGATGCAGTAATAGTAGGAGGTATAGCATTGAGAGGGATGGCAAAGGATGGTAAATTTGCTGCTAAGGCTGAAGAGAAAGCAGCGAATGCAGTAAATGGAACAGTAGCAAGTGCAGTGAATAAGGTGTTAAGTACGTTGGTAATAGCAATCAGGAATACAGTTGATGAAGGATTAAAAGGGATTAATGAGGTATTAGGAGAGATTAAGCAAGGAGAAGGTTCTGAAGTTAAGGCTAATTAATAGGTTAATTAGTATATATTTAATATAGTTGAAAATGATTAGGTAGAAATATTAATGAAGAGAGCAATAAAGCTCTCTTTTTTTATTTGCGGTATTGTGTATGTTGTATAAAGCCTTATTTATTTGTTTTCTGCTTTTAAAGAAAAGCTATAAAAAAGCTAAAAATAATAATAAAAAACAAGGAGGCGAAGGAAAGGAATGAAAGAGAAGAAAGGAATAGGAAATATAGAAGAGTGTATAAGCGAGTATAGAGAGAAGGGAAGAGAGAAGGGAAGAGAGAAGGGAAGTAAAAGAGGATTAAAGGGGATAAGAATAAGAGAAGTAATGATGGTGATGGTGATGGTAGTGATGATGGGATGTAATAGTGGGGGAGTTGCGGGAGGAGAGGGGAAGGTAAACTTGGAAGCTAAGAATAGTTTTTTAGAGTCATTGGTAAAGATAGGAGAAGGATTTCAGGAGATTTTTGTTGGGTTTGGGAGTGCAATAGGGGATGTATTAGGGTTTAATGCTGTTAAATCTGACGATAATAGAAGCAAAGTGGGAGAACATTTTAAGACTATTGGAGATGGATTGAAGAATACTAAGGATAAATTAGCTGAGTTAGGGAAAGAAATAGTTGCTGTTCCTAATGCTGATACTAAAGGAGTTGAAGCTGTTATTCAAAGTTCTAGCGCAGTGATTTCAAAGTTAATTGATTCTGTAACTAAGCTTGTTGGGGTAACTAAAGAAGGTAATACTGATATTGGTGATAATGCTGCTGGTGCTGCAGTACCTGCTGGAGAGGCTAACATTAAAGTTGTTATTGCGGAAGTTAGAGATATGATTGATATTGCTGAAAAGTCTGGTGTAAAAATTGATGCTGGAACTGCTGGTGGTGAAGTGGCTGCTGGTGCTAATACTGCGCCTGCTGTACTTAGTGGAGACGCTGCTGCTGCTGCTGGTGATGCTGCTAAACTAGCTGCTGAAGTGTCTAAAGCAGATCCATGGGCAATGATAGATAAGATTAAAAATGCTAAGACTAAAACTGGTGCTCTTACTGCTGGTGCCAATAATAATGCTGGAGAATTAGCTACTGGTGGTAATGTAGCTAATGGTGCTAAGGCAGCTACCAATGCGGATTTGGCAGCGGCTGTTGCACTAAGGGCTATGACTAAGTCTGGGAAGTTTAGTGCCAATAATGCTGATACTGATGTTGTTAAGGCAGCAGCCGCAAGTGCTGTAAATAAGGTATTGGGAGTATTGGATATAATAATTAGGAAAATAGTAAATCTTGAACTTGGTAAGATTAAAGATGCTGTTAAGGGAATTCAATATTCAGAGACTACTGGAATTAATGTTCCAGAGGCTGGTACTACTCAAATTCCTGCTACTAAATAAATCGTAAAATTGAATTATAGAGTTATTTAAGGAAAACACTTTTTTCTGTAAGAAGGATAGTTGTTTTCCTTATTTTCATTTTAGTATGTCTTATTAAACATTTATCATTTGTTCATTTAACAAGAGAATTTCAATTTATATATCATTTATGAATTTTTATTTCGTTTTTGCTTTTGCTTTAAGCTTGTGAAGAGAAATAAGGAGGCGAAGAAAGAAATGAAAAAAAATAAAGGAGATAGAGCAAAGAGGAAAGGGAAGGGAAAAGGGAGAAGGAAGAAGGATAATAGGGTTTATTAAGGGAAGTATTGTGTTAATGATGATGATGGGAATTATGGGATGTAATAGTGGGTTATTGGCAGCAGAGAAGGCAAGAAATGAGTTTTTGAGTTCTATGGTGAATTTAAGGAAAGGATTTATAGAAGTATTTGTGATATTTGGAGGATATGGTGAGTGGGACATTGGGGATTAGAGTGGATACGAAGAAGAGTGAAATAGGAAAGTATTTTAGTGGTATTGCTGAGACTATGAAATTAGTAAAAGGTAAGTTAAACGATGTTGTGAAAAAGAATGGGAATTATGGAGAAGTGAAAATGGTTGTTGAGCAATTTATTAGTGGAACATTAGATAAGATAGCAGAAGGAGCAAAAGAAGCAGGAAAAGGAGCTATAGGAGATGTTATAGGAAATGCTACTGCAACTGGACATAGAAGCTACTCCTGCTAGTAAAGATGCAGTTATTTCTCTTGTTAAGGGGATAAAGACAGTTGTTTAAGTTGTGTTAGGGAAAGGAGGTGTTAGTTCAGATGCTGATAAAACAGGTAATGATAAGAAGGATATTGGTAATCTATTTGCTGATGATGTTGGTAAGAGTGATGCGAAAGAAGAAAATATTGCAAAGGCATTAGCAAGTATCAGTGAGTGGAGCAGATATATTGCAAGCAATAGCTAAATCTAAAGAGAATCCTGTTGTTTGTTAATGATACTGAGGGAATTGAGAAAGCGGGGAGATGCGGGAGAAATTGCTGTAGCTCCAGCTAAGGGTGGTAATAAAGAAATTAAAGGAAGGGGCACAAAGAAAGATGCAGTAATATCAGCAGGGATAGCATTGAGAGGTATGGTGAAAGATGGTAGATTTGCGGCTAAGAACTGAAGATAAATCAGAAAATGCAGTAAATGGAACAATAGCAAGTGCAGTAAATAAGGTGTTAAGTACGTTGGTAATAGCGATAAGGAATAGAGTAGATTTGGGATTAAAAGGGATAAATAAGGTATTGGGAGAGATTAAGGAAGGAGAAGGTTCTGAGGTTAAGTCTAATTAGTAGGTGAATTAGTATATATTGAGTATAGATAAAATTCTTAGATAAGAACGTTGGCAAAGGGAGCAATAAAGCTCTCTTTTTTTGTTTACAGTATTGTATATGTCATATAAATCATCATTTTTATATAGATATTTTTATGAATTGTTATTTACCCATTCATTTTTTGTGTCTTACTATCTTTTAAAGGAAAGCTAATTAAGAGCTAGAAAAGAAATAAAAAAACAAGGAGGCGAAAAGAATGAAGAGAGAGAAAAAAGCAGAGGGGAAAATAAGAGTAATATTAGTGATGATGATGATGATGATAGTGATGGGATGTAATAGTGGGGGAGTAGGAGAGAGTAAGGAGAGTGTTGAGAATAGATTTTTGAAGTCTTTAGTGGGATTGAGTAATGAATTTTTGAATGTTTTCACTTCTTTTGGGGAAATGGTGGGGAGTGTATTGGGATTGAATGTTGATTCAAAGAAATCAGATGTAGGCAATTATTTTAAGACAGTACAGGGTACAGTAGAGGGAGTTAAAACAGGACTTAATAAAATTGTTGCTGATATGAAAAAAGAGAGTAATCCTAATGCTGCAGCTACTGAGACTGCAGTGAAAACATTGGTTGAGAGTAAGCTTAGTAAGATAATAGAAGGAGCAAAGACAGCAAGTGAGGCAATTGGATTAGAAGGTAGTGAATTAATTGGTAATGTTGCTGCTCAGAATGCTGGTGCTGTTGGTGTTGAAGTTGATAATCTAATAAATGGGATTAAAAATATAGTAGAAGTGATACTTAAAGAAGGAAATGCTGAGGCGGGAGATGTTAACGGTCCTGTTAAAGATGCTGATGGCGGTGCAGGTGCTGCAAGAGCTGCTGCTGGTGGTGTTGATGGTGATGCAGGTAAATTATTTGCTAATGATAATGCAGGTGATGCTGCTGCTGCAGCTAAAGCAGCGAAAGATGCAGCAAAGGCTGTTGGGGCAGTAACTGGTGCTGATATATTAAAAGCTATTTCTATAGGTGTTGGGGGCAATGCTGCTAAGTTAGCTCAAAATACCGCTGCTGTTGCTAATATTGCTGCTGCAGCTAATGCTAAAGATGCAACTATAGCAGGTGCTATTGCGTTGCGAGCAATGGCTAAGAATGGTAAATTTTCTGGTCCTAGTGGTGCCGCTAAAGTTGATGTTGCCACTGCAGTTAAAGGAATCAGCAGTAAGTAAAAGAAGCAATGAAAATGACTACTAATGATATTTCTATAGCATCCGAGAAGAATGATTCTGGTGGTCAAAATAGATAGTTAAAATTATATTATATAAGCAAATAATAAAATAAAGTTATAAAGACAAGATACTTAGAGTTAAGCTCTTGGTATCTTTTGTTTTACATTTTTAAATAGAGATATATTTTTTATATACTTAATATTATTTTTTGCTTCATTAAAATGTTTTAGTGAAAAATGTTCAGTGAAGAATAAAGGGAATAGTATTGGGGATGGTGATGATGGTAGTGATGGGATGTAATAGTGGGGGAGTGAAAGGAGAAGGGACAGGAGGAGGAGAGGGGAGAGGATTAAGTGGAGCAATGATGGAAGTAGGGAGGAGTGCAGAGAATGCATTTTATGCATTTTTGGAGTTAGCATCAGATGCTTTAGGTTTTATTGTAAGATAAAATAAGGAGACGAAGAAAATGAAAGGAGGAAAAATAATAAAGATGGTAAACTAGCATCAGGAGCAGCAGATAATGTTACGGGAGGAGGGAAAGAAGTACAAAAAGTAGGGATAACCGCAGTAAATAAGTTATTGGGAGCAGTAGAGGATGTAATTAAGAAAACAGTAAAGAGTGTTCTTGAAAAATCAAAGGTAGGAATAGATAAAGCAAGAGAAACAACAAAAACGTCATAAATATTAGTGTAATAAATAGAAATAAAGATATTTATAGAATTAGATTATTGGATACTGAGAGTAGCAGGCAAACTTAGATATGAGTTTAGGTTTGCTTTCTTTTTTGTTAAATGATTTTTCATTTTTTATTTTTCTCTTATTATAAGATATCGATAAAAGTAGTTTTATTATTATCTATATTAATTATTTCTTTTCTTTGTTATTATGTTTTATTTTATATAAATGATATAAAAGGCAGAGTATTATAGAAAAGTGTTGATGGTAATGATGGGATGTAATAGTGGAGGAGTAGGAGAGAGTAAGGAGAGTGTTGAAAATAGATTTTTGAAGTCTTTAGTGGGATTGAGTAATGAATTTTTGAATGTTTTCACTTCTTTTGGGGAAATGGTAGGGAGTGTATTGGGATTGAAGGCCGATTCTAAGAAGTCCGATGTTGGGAAATATTTTAAGACAGTTCAGGGTACAGTAGAGGGAGTTAAAACAGGACTTAATAAAATTGTTGCTGATATGAAGGAAGAGAAGAATCCAAATGCTGAGGCTACAG includes:
- a CDS encoding variable large family protein, which translates into the protein MMVMVMVVMMGCNSGGVAGGEGKVNLEAKNSFLESLVKIGEGFQEIFVGFGSAIGDVLGFNAVKSDDNRSKVGEHFKTIGDGLKNTKDKLAELGKEIVAVPNADTKGVEAVIQSSSAVISKLIDSVTKLVGVTKEGNTDIGDNAAGAAVPAGEANIKVVIAEVRDMIDIAEKSGVKIDAGTAGGEVAAGANTAPAVLSGDAAAAAGDAAKLAAEVSKADPWAMIDKIKNAKTKTGALTAGANNNAGELATGGNVANGAKAATNADLAAAVALRAMTKSGKFSANNADTDVVKAAAASAVNKVLGVLDIIIRKIVNLELGKIKDAVKGIQYSETTGINVPEAGTTQIPATK